The following are encoded together in the Blautia obeum ATCC 29174 genome:
- a CDS encoding regulatory protein RecX, whose translation MTDMEQQQKEVRKKALKLLEHMDRTEKGLYDRLLRAGFSEALAADAVAYVKDYGYVNDARYATNYIMYRIHDKSRQKIFQELQQKGIDRQTIQSAWDEAAELEMPDERKLLRQMVEKKYAPGSSLDEKEMRRLYGYLARRGFRSGDIFSVLEEMDIS comes from the coding sequence ATGACAGATATGGAACAGCAGCAGAAAGAAGTTCGTAAGAAAGCACTGAAGCTTCTGGAACATATGGACCGCACGGAGAAGGGATTATATGATCGGCTTCTCCGTGCCGGCTTTTCGGAAGCTCTGGCAGCAGATGCTGTCGCATATGTGAAGGATTATGGATATGTAAATGATGCGAGATATGCGACGAATTATATTATGTACAGGATTCATGACAAGAGTCGTCAGAAGATATTCCAGGAATTGCAGCAGAAAGGAATTGACCGTCAGACGATCCAGAGTGCATGGGACGAAGCAGCAGAACTGGAGATGCCGGATGAAAGGAAACTCCTTCGGCAGATGGTAGAGAAGAAATATGCTCCAGGTAGCAGCCTTGATGAGAAGGAAATGAGACGGCTGTATGGGTATCTGGCACGACGTGGTTTTCGGTCCGGAGATATTTTTTCCGTATTGGAAGAAATGGATATCTCATAA
- the spoIVB gene encoding SpoIVB peptidase produces MDRRTKYRHLLWWIICLDLLTVIWLGYRYLDRKIPDELYVTESQEQQVKNVLDYPLLSFDDAITVSGDGSYLLSSRILGVIPFKDVKVIPTDSTTVLVSGSTVGIYMETDGVLVIDTGEIISEEGRAEEPAEKIIEPGDYIVAFNDEIIETKKDLVEDLEKLKQDTVELQVIRKGKKIPLSLSPVKDIKGEYKLGIWVRDNTQGIGTLTFVDQNGNYGALGHGISDVDTGELLHIDDGDLYQAQIVGIQKGSSGSPGELSGLIHYEAEKIIGSIEKNCEQGIYGKLSELPEELGLRKMEVAYKQELEIGPASILCCVDGTVREFYAEITRIDMNHEDTNKSFVIQVTDPELLELTGGIVQGMSGSPVIQNGKFVGAVTHVFIQDSTGGYGIFAENMLENI; encoded by the coding sequence ATGGACAGAAGAACAAAATACAGACATCTTCTCTGGTGGATTATATGCCTGGATCTGCTGACGGTGATATGGCTGGGATATCGATATCTTGACAGGAAGATTCCTGATGAGCTTTATGTGACAGAAAGTCAGGAACAGCAGGTGAAGAATGTACTGGATTATCCGCTGCTTTCTTTTGATGATGCAATTACGGTTTCCGGAGATGGAAGTTATCTGTTATCCAGCAGAATTTTGGGAGTGATACCGTTTAAAGATGTCAAAGTAATCCCCACAGACAGTACGACAGTGCTTGTCAGTGGAAGCACTGTCGGAATCTATATGGAAACCGACGGAGTACTGGTAATTGATACCGGTGAGATTATTTCTGAAGAAGGCCGTGCGGAGGAACCGGCAGAAAAAATTATAGAGCCGGGAGATTATATCGTTGCATTTAATGATGAAATTATTGAAACTAAAAAAGATCTTGTAGAAGATCTCGAAAAGCTGAAACAGGATACTGTGGAGTTGCAGGTAATAAGAAAAGGAAAAAAGATTCCTCTGTCGCTGAGTCCGGTAAAAGATATCAAGGGCGAGTATAAGCTGGGTATATGGGTGAGAGATAATACACAGGGAATCGGGACACTCACATTTGTTGATCAGAATGGAAATTACGGAGCACTTGGTCATGGAATCAGCGATGTAGATACCGGAGAGCTTCTTCATATTGATGATGGTGACCTGTATCAGGCACAGATCGTTGGAATCCAGAAAGGAAGCAGCGGAAGTCCGGGTGAACTTTCCGGTCTGATTCATTATGAGGCGGAAAAAATAATCGGAAGTATAGAAAAAAACTGTGAACAGGGAATTTATGGAAAATTATCAGAACTGCCGGAGGAGCTTGGATTGCGAAAGATGGAAGTTGCATACAAACAGGAACTGGAAATCGGGCCGGCATCCATATTGTGCTGTGTGGATGGAACGGTACGTGAATTCTATGCTGAGATAACAAGAATTGACATGAATCATGAAGATACAAATAAAAGTTTTGTAATTCAGGTGACAGATCCCGAACTTCTGGAACTGACAGGAGGAATTGTACAGGGAATGAGTGGAAGCCCGGTGATTCAGAATGGAAAATTCGTGGGAGCTGTCACGCATGTTTTTATACAGGATTCTACAGGAGGATATGGTATTTTTGCAGAAAACATGCTGGAAAATATCTGA
- the glgA gene encoding glycogen synthase GlgA: protein MKRILFATSEAVPFIKTGGLADVAGALPKCFDKRYFDVRVILPKYACMKQEWKDKMEYITHFYMDLGYKNCYVGIMHMEYEGIQFYFIDNEYYFSGPKPYDSAPWDLEKFAFFSKAVLSVLPVIGFRPDVIHCHDWQTGLVPVYLHDSFQQNEFFWGIKTVMTIHNLKFQGVWDVKTVQGITGLSDYYFAPDKLEAYKDANFLKGGIVFADAVTTVSNTYAEEIKTPFYGERLDGLLCARAHDLRGIVNGIDYDVFNPETDKCITRNYNAKTFRKEKVKNKIQLQKDLGLNEDPNAMLIGIVSRLTDQKGFDLIAYVMDELCQDAVQIVVLGTGEERYENMFRHFDWKYHGKVSAQIYYDEPLSHRIYAASDAFLMPSLFEPCGLSQLMSLRYGTLPIVRETGGLKDTVQPYNEFEGTGTGFSFTNYNAHEMLATVRNAERVYYDNKREWNKMVDRAMAADFSWSHSAKQYEEMYNWLIGDK, encoded by the coding sequence ATGAAAAGAATTTTATTTGCAACATCAGAAGCGGTACCATTTATTAAAACAGGAGGACTTGCCGATGTAGCTGGTGCACTTCCGAAATGTTTTGATAAGCGCTATTTTGATGTCCGTGTTATCTTGCCGAAATATGCCTGTATGAAACAGGAATGGAAAGATAAAATGGAATACATTACTCATTTTTATATGGATCTGGGATACAAAAACTGCTATGTTGGCATTATGCATATGGAATACGAAGGAATCCAGTTTTATTTTATCGATAATGAATATTATTTCAGTGGACCGAAGCCATATGACAGTGCCCCATGGGATCTTGAAAAATTTGCATTCTTCTCAAAGGCTGTATTGTCTGTCCTTCCGGTTATCGGTTTCCGCCCGGATGTGATCCACTGTCACGACTGGCAGACAGGTCTTGTTCCGGTATATCTGCATGATTCCTTCCAGCAAAATGAATTTTTCTGGGGAATCAAGACAGTTATGACAATTCACAATCTGAAATTCCAGGGAGTATGGGATGTAAAGACTGTTCAGGGAATCACAGGACTTTCTGATTATTATTTTGCACCGGATAAACTGGAAGCATACAAAGATGCAAACTTCCTGAAAGGTGGAATTGTTTTTGCTGATGCAGTAACTACAGTAAGTAATACTTATGCGGAAGAAATCAAAACTCCGTTCTATGGAGAACGTCTGGATGGTCTTCTCTGTGCCAGAGCACATGATCTTCGAGGTATTGTCAATGGAATTGATTATGATGTATTCAATCCTGAAACAGATAAATGTATTACCAGAAACTACAATGCAAAGACTTTCCGTAAGGAAAAAGTTAAGAATAAGATCCAGCTTCAGAAAGATCTTGGACTGAATGAAGACCCGAATGCGATGCTGATCGGAATCGTTTCCCGTCTGACAGATCAGAAAGGCTTTGACCTGATCGCATATGTAATGGATGAACTCTGTCAGGACGCTGTACAGATCGTAGTGCTTGGAACAGGAGAAGAGCGCTATGAGAATATGTTCCGTCATTTTGACTGGAAATATCATGGAAAAGTATCGGCACAGATTTATTATGATGAGCCGCTTTCACACAGAATCTACGCAGCATCGGATGCATTCCTGATGCCGTCTCTGTTTGAACCATGCGGGCTCAGCCAGCTGATGAGTCTCCGTTATGGAACACTTCCGATCGTGCGTGAGACAGGCGGCCTGAAGGATACAGTGCAGCCGTACAATGAATTTGAAGGAACAGGTACCGGATTCAGCTTTACGAATTACAATGCACATGAAATGCTTGCAACAGTCCGCAATGCAGAACGTGTATATTACGATAATAAACGCGAGTGGAACAAGATGGTTGATCGTGCCATGGCAGCAGATTTCTCCTGGAGTCATTCTGCAAAACAGTACGAAGAAATGTACAACTGGCTGATCGGTGATAAATAA
- the spo0A gene encoding sporulation transcription factor Spo0A, translating into MEKLNVAIADDNVRMADILGQMIEEDKDLTLVGKAHNGEEICSIIREKEPDVVVLDIIMPKMDGLTVMEHCSHDSSVKKQPAFIVVSAVGQERITEDAFNLGAYYYMLKPFDKQVLLSRIKHIRRGNERKMREPVRQAVREEPAPYGKRNLETDVTNIIHEIGVPAHIKGYQYLRDAIILSVNDMEMLNSITKVLYPTIAKKHQTTPSRVERAIRHAIEVAWSRGKMDTIDALFGYTVSTGKGKPTNSEFIALIADKIRLEYKNHSFQQGGFGV; encoded by the coding sequence ATGGAAAAATTAAATGTGGCGATTGCAGATGATAACGTTAGAATGGCTGACATACTCGGTCAGATGATCGAAGAAGATAAAGACCTGACTTTGGTCGGAAAAGCACACAATGGAGAAGAAATCTGCAGCATCATCAGAGAAAAAGAACCGGATGTTGTTGTATTGGATATCATTATGCCGAAGATGGATGGACTTACCGTTATGGAACACTGCAGTCATGACAGTTCAGTAAAGAAACAGCCGGCTTTTATTGTAGTATCGGCGGTGGGACAGGAAAGAATCACAGAAGATGCGTTCAATCTTGGCGCATATTATTATATGCTGAAACCTTTTGACAAACAGGTGCTCTTAAGTCGTATAAAACATATACGCAGGGGAAATGAACGAAAAATGAGAGAACCGGTGCGACAGGCGGTGAGAGAGGAACCGGCTCCTTACGGAAAGCGGAATCTGGAAACAGATGTGACGAATATTATACATGAAATTGGTGTTCCGGCACACATAAAAGGCTATCAGTATCTGAGAGATGCGATCATTCTGTCTGTTAACGATATGGAAATGTTGAATTCGATCACAAAAGTACTTTATCCGACAATTGCAAAAAAACATCAGACTACTCCGAGCCGGGTGGAGAGGGCTATCCGTCATGCAATCGAAGTTGCATGGAGCAGAGGCAAGATGGATACGATCGATGCACTGTTTGGGTACACGGTCAGCACAGGAAAAGGCAAACCGACCAACTCAGAATTTATTGCACTTATTGCAGATAAAATTCGCCTTGAATACAAAAATCACTCTTTTCAACAAGGTGGTTTTGGAGTATAA
- a CDS encoding stage II sporulation protein M codes for MKQKLSVNKNRELPAYYLFFIGCVIGIVLPNLIYKMQWKQNTVSALYLMGIYAEKGSREYFWKVLRMRGGLFLLVAGSGLTIFGVLVAVGGMILLGIGMGMLMTMSILQFGFHGGLIGIGLMFPQFIIYVPCFFAVSKNVYEYSMRIWKNHSSFSGQVSTYIVKMLICAVVLCAGILSEVYCNPVIMKILIQNLKIF; via the coding sequence ATGAAACAAAAACTATCAGTAAATAAAAACAGAGAATTACCGGCTTATTATCTGTTTTTTATTGGGTGTGTCATTGGGATTGTGCTTCCGAATCTGATATATAAAATGCAGTGGAAACAAAATACAGTATCTGCATTATATCTTATGGGAATTTATGCAGAAAAAGGGAGCAGAGAGTATTTCTGGAAAGTGCTGAGAATGAGGGGAGGTTTGTTTCTTCTTGTTGCTGGCAGTGGCCTGACGATATTTGGGGTTTTGGTTGCGGTAGGTGGAATGATTTTGTTGGGAATAGGAATGGGTATGTTGATGACCATGTCAATCCTTCAGTTCGGATTTCACGGTGGTTTGATCGGCATAGGACTGATGTTTCCTCAGTTTATTATTTACGTACCATGTTTTTTTGCTGTAAGTAAGAATGTATATGAATATTCGATGAGAATTTGGAAAAACCATAGCTCTTTTTCGGGACAGGTATCGACTTATATAGTGAAAATGCTGATATGTGCAGTTGTCCTGTGTGCTGGAATTCTGTCAGAGGTTTACTGCAATCCGGTCATAATGAAAATTTTAATACAGAATTTGAAAATATTTTAA
- the recA gene encoding recombinase RecA, producing MINEEKQKALEAALGHIEKQYGKGSVMKLGDSSSNMVVEAVPTGSLGLDIALGVGGVPKGRIVEIYGPESSGKTTVALHMVAEVQKRGGIAGFIDAEHALDPVYAKNIGVDIDNLYISQPDNGEQALEITETMVRSGAVDIVIVDSVAALVPKAEIEGDMGDSHVGLHARLMSQALRKLTAAISRSNCVVIFINQLREKVGVMFGNPETTTGGRALKFYASVRLDVRRTETLKQGGEMVGNHVKVKVVKNKVAPPFKQAEFDIMFGTGISREGEILDLASECNVVNKSGAWYSYNGERIGQGRENVKIFLKDHPEICEEIEKQVRIQYHLLPEEEAAQQNPAAQDAEEEQE from the coding sequence ATGATTAATGAAGAGAAGCAGAAAGCGCTGGAGGCAGCTCTTGGACATATTGAGAAGCAGTACGGTAAAGGATCTGTAATGAAGCTTGGGGATTCCAGTTCTAATATGGTAGTAGAAGCGGTTCCGACAGGCTCTCTTGGACTGGATATTGCGCTTGGAGTCGGTGGAGTGCCGAAGGGACGTATCGTGGAGATCTACGGACCTGAATCCAGTGGTAAGACAACGGTTGCATTACATATGGTAGCTGAGGTGCAGAAGAGAGGCGGAATTGCCGGATTTATTGATGCAGAACATGCACTTGATCCGGTGTATGCAAAGAATATCGGTGTTGATATTGACAATTTATATATTTCACAGCCGGATAATGGTGAGCAGGCTCTGGAGATCACTGAGACAATGGTTCGTTCAGGGGCTGTTGATATTGTAATCGTGGACTCTGTTGCGGCGCTTGTTCCGAAGGCGGAGATCGAGGGTGATATGGGAGACAGCCATGTTGGACTGCATGCCCGTCTGATGTCGCAGGCTTTGAGAAAACTGACTGCAGCGATCAGCAGATCCAACTGTGTGGTTATTTTTATCAACCAGCTTCGTGAGAAAGTTGGCGTTATGTTTGGTAATCCGGAGACAACGACCGGTGGACGAGCTCTGAAGTTCTATGCTTCTGTACGTCTTGATGTCAGAAGAACAGAAACCCTGAAGCAGGGTGGCGAGATGGTTGGTAACCATGTCAAGGTCAAAGTTGTTAAGAATAAAGTTGCTCCGCCGTTCAAACAGGCTGAGTTTGATATTATGTTTGGTACTGGCATTTCCAGAGAAGGTGAGATTCTTGATCTTGCATCAGAATGCAATGTGGTGAATAAGAGTGGTGCATGGTACTCTTACAATGGAGAGCGTATCGGACAGGGAAGAGAGAATGTGAAGATTTTCCTGAAAGATCATCCGGAAATCTGTGAAGAAATCGAAAAACAGGTAAGAATCCAGTATCATCTTCTTCCGGAAGAGGAGGCTGCACAGCAGAATCCGGCAGCGCAGGATGCAGAAGAAGAGCAGGAATAA
- the rny gene encoding ribonuclease Y, whose amino-acid sequence MAITIIVAIVAVAVALLIAVPLTCKVAVNNKAKKDAEVVGTAENRARSIIDEALKTAETKKREALLEVKEESLRTKNELEKETKERRSELQKYERRVLSKEESVDKKADAVEKREAECTAKVAELQKREKKVDELEQKGVQELERISGLTSDQAKDELLRSVEDDVKVDVARMYKELENRAKEEAGKKAKEYVVNAIQKCAVDHVAETTISVVQLPSDEMKGRIIGREGRNIRTLETLTGVDLIIDDTPEAVVLSAFDPIRREIARVALEKLIVDGRIHPARIEEMVEKAQKEVETQIREDGENAAMDVGVHGIHPELLKLLGRMKFRSSYGQNALKHSIEVAQLSGILAGEIGVDVRMAKRAGLLHDIGKSIDHEVEGSHIQIGVDLCKKYKESAVVINTVASHHGDVEPESLVACIVQAADAISAARPGARRETLETYTNRLKQLEDITNEFKGVDKSFAIQAGREIRVMVVPEQVTDADMVLLARDISKQIEAELEYPGQIKVNVIRESRAVDYAK is encoded by the coding sequence GTGGCAATTACAATTATTGTAGCAATTGTCGCTGTAGCGGTCGCACTGCTTATTGCGGTTCCTCTTACTTGCAAGGTTGCGGTTAACAACAAAGCTAAAAAAGATGCTGAAGTTGTTGGCACAGCAGAAAACAGAGCAAGAAGCATCATAGATGAAGCTTTAAAAACTGCTGAGACGAAGAAGAGAGAAGCTTTATTGGAAGTAAAGGAAGAATCCCTCAGAACGAAAAATGAACTTGAGAAGGAAACCAAGGAACGAAGATCCGAGCTGCAGAAATACGAAAGACGTGTTTTATCAAAAGAGGAATCGGTTGATAAAAAAGCGGATGCAGTAGAGAAGCGTGAGGCAGAGTGCACAGCAAAAGTTGCTGAGTTACAAAAAAGAGAAAAGAAAGTAGACGAACTTGAACAAAAAGGAGTACAGGAACTGGAAAGAATTTCCGGTCTGACCTCCGACCAGGCAAAAGACGAGTTACTCAGAAGTGTAGAAGATGATGTCAAAGTTGATGTTGCCAGAATGTACAAGGAACTGGAAAACAGAGCCAAGGAAGAAGCTGGCAAGAAAGCAAAAGAGTACGTGGTAAATGCAATTCAGAAATGTGCAGTTGACCATGTCGCAGAGACTACAATTTCTGTTGTACAGCTTCCAAGTGATGAGATGAAGGGTAGAATCATCGGACGTGAAGGACGTAACATTCGTACTCTTGAAACACTGACAGGTGTTGATCTGATCATTGATGATACACCGGAAGCAGTCGTTTTATCTGCTTTTGACCCGATTCGCCGTGAGATCGCCAGAGTGGCTCTGGAGAAACTCATCGTTGACGGACGTATTCATCCGGCTAGAATCGAAGAAATGGTAGAGAAAGCACAGAAAGAAGTAGAAACACAGATTCGTGAAGATGGTGAGAACGCAGCAATGGATGTTGGTGTTCACGGTATCCATCCAGAACTGCTGAAACTTCTTGGACGTATGAAATTCCGTTCAAGCTATGGACAGAATGCTTTGAAACATTCTATCGAGGTGGCACAGCTTTCAGGAATTCTCGCCGGAGAAATCGGTGTAGATGTCCGTATGGCAAAACGTGCCGGATTGCTTCATGATATAGGTAAATCTATCGATCATGAGGTAGAGGGTTCACATATTCAGATTGGCGTAGATCTTTGTAAGAAATACAAAGAATCCGCAGTTGTCATCAATACAGTTGCGTCTCACCATGGAGATGTGGAACCGGAATCTCTTGTTGCATGTATTGTTCAGGCAGCTGATGCAATTTCAGCAGCAAGGCCGGGTGCAAGAAGAGAGACACTTGAGACTTACACAAACCGTTTGAAACAGTTGGAAGACATTACAAATGAATTTAAGGGAGTCGACAAGTCCTTTGCTATTCAGGCAGGCAGGGAAATTCGTGTAATGGTAGTACCGGAACAGGTTACAGATGCAGATATGGTTCTGTTGGCAAGAGATATCTCCAAACAGATCGAAGCTGAACTGGAATATCCGGGTCAGATTAAAGTTAATGTGATTCGTGAGAGCCGTGCGGTAGATTATGCGAAGTAA
- the xerD gene encoding site-specific tyrosine recombinase XerD, with translation MEKVIENFIAYMREAKKASQNTEISYERDLKKLARYLRNQKIMDFSEVTKTDLQGYLKELQKENLALSTISRNIASIRALYHYMIRTGKMQEDPSETLKPPKLEKKMPEILSVEEVDRLLKQPNLNTPKGIRDNAMMELMYATGMRVSELIHLQITDINLQMGYVICHDSEKERIIPIGNVSRNAILQYMEHSRGFFVKNKKESSLFTNCSGKSMSRQGFWKVLKGYAVDAGIHRDITPHTLRHSFAVHMLQNGADVKSVQEMLGHSDISSTQIYLGMNVARMRDVYMKAHPRH, from the coding sequence ATGGAAAAAGTAATAGAAAATTTTATTGCGTATATGCGAGAGGCAAAGAAGGCATCGCAGAACACGGAGATTTCATACGAGCGTGATCTGAAAAAACTGGCCCGATATCTTCGTAATCAGAAGATTATGGATTTTTCAGAAGTTACCAAGACGGATCTACAAGGTTATCTGAAGGAATTGCAGAAGGAGAATCTGGCATTATCTACAATTTCCAGAAATATTGCATCAATAAGAGCACTGTATCATTATATGATAAGAACAGGGAAAATGCAGGAAGATCCGTCTGAAACACTAAAGCCGCCAAAATTAGAGAAAAAAATGCCGGAAATTCTGTCGGTAGAAGAAGTAGACAGGCTGCTAAAACAACCGAACCTGAACACACCTAAGGGTATTCGGGACAATGCTATGATGGAATTGATGTATGCAACAGGAATGAGAGTCAGTGAACTGATCCATTTACAGATTACAGATATTAATCTGCAGATGGGATATGTGATCTGCCATGATTCAGAAAAAGAGCGGATCATTCCAATCGGCAATGTGAGCAGAAATGCAATTTTGCAATATATGGAGCATTCCAGAGGCTTTTTTGTTAAGAACAAAAAAGAATCCTCTTTATTTACAAACTGTTCGGGGAAATCTATGAGCAGACAGGGATTCTGGAAAGTTTTGAAAGGATATGCGGTAGATGCCGGAATTCACAGAGATATTACACCACATACATTACGCCATTCCTTTGCGGTACATATGCTGCAGAACGGAGCAGATGTAAAAAGCGTGCAGGAAATGCTTGGACATTCGGATATTTCTTCTACACAGATTTATCTGGGAATGAATGTAGCAAGAATGAGAGATGTGTATATGAAAGCACATCCCAGACATTAA
- a CDS encoding 3-deoxy-7-phosphoheptulonate synthase gives MGFTFLKKLPTPAEIRNQYPIDAAIQELKAKRDQEIRDVFTGKSDKFLAIIGPCSADNEDAVCDYLLRLRKVQDKIADKVLIIPRVYTNKPRTTGEGYKGMVHQPDPEKAPDMLAGLIAIRKMHIHAIQESGFTCADEMLYPENYRYLSDILSYVAVGARSVEDQQHRLTVSGMDVPAGMKNPTSGDYSVMLNSVVAAQGSHRFIYRSWEVETTGNPLAHTILRGAVNKHGEAIPNYHYEDLRLLWEKYQEKNLQNPAVIVDTNHSNSNKKYEQQVRIAKEVLHSRMVDPELHKLVKGFMIESYIEPGNQKIGGNHIYGKSITDPCLGWEESEKLLYTIAEMC, from the coding sequence ATGGGATTCACTTTTTTAAAGAAACTGCCTACACCTGCTGAGATCCGCAACCAGTATCCCATCGATGCTGCAATTCAGGAACTGAAAGCAAAAAGAGATCAGGAGATCCGTGATGTCTTTACAGGCAAATCAGATAAATTTCTTGCAATCATTGGTCCATGTTCTGCCGATAATGAAGATGCTGTATGTGATTATCTTCTTCGTCTGCGTAAAGTGCAGGATAAAATCGCAGACAAAGTTCTGATCATTCCACGAGTTTATACAAATAAACCACGTACTACAGGTGAAGGATACAAAGGTATGGTTCATCAGCCAGACCCTGAAAAAGCACCTGATATGCTTGCCGGGCTGATTGCCATTCGTAAAATGCATATTCACGCAATTCAGGAAAGCGGTTTCACCTGCGCAGATGAAATGCTTTATCCGGAAAACTATCGTTATCTTTCCGACATTCTCTCTTATGTAGCTGTCGGTGCCCGTTCTGTTGAAGATCAGCAGCATCGCCTTACCGTCAGTGGTATGGATGTGCCTGCCGGCATGAAAAACCCGACCAGCGGTGATTATAGCGTTATGCTGAACTCTGTCGTTGCTGCACAGGGTTCTCATCGTTTCATTTACAGAAGCTGGGAAGTTGAAACAACTGGTAATCCACTTGCACATACTATCCTTCGTGGTGCTGTAAATAAACATGGAGAAGCTATCCCGAACTACCATTACGAAGATCTTCGTCTTCTGTGGGAAAAATATCAGGAAAAGAATCTCCAGAACCCGGCAGTTATCGTAGACACCAACCACTCCAACTCCAACAAAAAGTATGAACAGCAGGTTCGTATCGCCAAAGAAGTTCTTCACAGTCGTATGGTCGATCCTGAACTTCATAAACTGGTAAAAGGTTTCATGATTGAAAGTTATATCGAACCTGGCAATCAGAAGATTGGCGGAAATCATATTTATGGAAAATCCATCACAGATCCATGTCTCGGATGGGAGGAATCCGAAAAACTGCTTTACACAATTGCAGAAATGTGTTAA